One genomic window of Actinoplanes lobatus includes the following:
- a CDS encoding replication-relaxation family protein yields the protein MTPNVSQLLAFYTHLTPRDRAILTLLDEHRVLTADQIMRLHFTSYRTAQRRLLQLSQLRLLDRFRYARPTGGADPWLWVLGLYGARYMAGTLGRPMPTESSHRDQLLRLSAYANLAHQKETNEFGVRLARTAHHDPSVALVRWWSERTATARFLRIRPDAHGLWTADGRTVGWFLECDMGTESLPKLIAKLDAYQDLTNTIGVEYPVLFWLPSHVRESNLQNLLRARPPAIPVATATHDADPAGPVWLPTGRWERLPLSGLPSSHGHNTPGNPNWPAGESDLTHQGAAGHHRT from the coding sequence TTGACGCCGAACGTCTCGCAACTGCTCGCCTTCTACACCCACCTGACACCGCGTGACCGGGCCATCCTCACCCTGCTCGACGAACACCGCGTGCTGACCGCCGACCAGATCATGCGGCTGCACTTCACCTCCTACCGCACCGCCCAGCGCCGGCTGCTGCAGCTGTCACAGCTACGGCTGCTCGACCGGTTCCGCTACGCCCGCCCCACCGGCGGCGCCGACCCGTGGCTGTGGGTCCTCGGCCTCTACGGCGCCCGCTACATGGCCGGCACCCTCGGCCGGCCCATGCCCACCGAATCCAGCCACCGCGACCAACTCCTGCGCCTGTCCGCCTACGCCAACCTGGCCCACCAGAAAGAGACCAATGAATTCGGGGTACGGCTGGCGCGCACCGCCCACCACGACCCGTCGGTGGCGCTGGTGCGCTGGTGGTCGGAACGGACCGCCACCGCCCGCTTCCTGCGGATCCGCCCCGACGCCCACGGTCTCTGGACCGCTGACGGCCGTACCGTCGGCTGGTTTCTGGAATGCGACATGGGCACCGAGTCCCTGCCCAAATTGATCGCCAAACTCGACGCCTACCAGGACCTGACCAACACCATCGGCGTCGAGTATCCCGTCCTGTTCTGGCTGCCCAGCCACGTCCGCGAATCCAACCTGCAGAACCTGCTGCGGGCCCGCCCACCGGCGATCCCGGTAGCGACCGCCACCCACGACGCCGACCCCGCCGGCCCGGTCTGGCTCCCCACCGGCCGTTGGGAGCGCCTCCCCCTGTCAGGGCTGCCCAGCAGCCACGGGCACAACACGCCCGGCAACCCGAACTGGCCCGCCGGCGAATCCGACCTCACCCACCAGGGCGCTGCCGGCCACCACCGGACCTGA